The Streptomyces sp. RKAG293 genome includes a region encoding these proteins:
- a CDS encoding TetR/AcrR family transcriptional regulator, producing MSPKPMTRPGGRSARVQESVHAAVRDLVSEVGREGLTVPMVAARAGVTPSTIYRRWGDLQELLSDVAVERLRPETEPADLGSLRADLDAWAEQFLDEMASPPGRAYIRDALLGDPDGSNAGRCSAYAAEQIDAVLNRAVLRGEQVPDTELVIDRVVAPIMYRILFRPGKLNTEYARELVASALRQF from the coding sequence ATGAGCCCCAAGCCCATGACTCGCCCCGGCGGGCGCAGCGCACGCGTACAGGAGTCCGTCCACGCAGCGGTGCGTGACCTCGTCAGCGAGGTGGGCCGCGAGGGGCTGACCGTCCCGATGGTGGCCGCCCGGGCCGGCGTGACTCCCTCCACGATCTACCGCCGCTGGGGCGACCTGCAGGAACTCCTGTCCGACGTCGCGGTCGAACGGCTGCGTCCGGAAACGGAGCCCGCCGACCTGGGGAGCCTCAGGGCCGACCTCGACGCCTGGGCGGAGCAGTTCCTCGACGAAATGGCCTCTCCCCCGGGGCGCGCATACATCCGGGACGCCTTGCTCGGGGACCCGGACGGCAGTAACGCCGGTCGGTGCTCGGCCTACGCCGCCGAGCAGATCGACGCTGTGCTGAACCGCGCGGTACTGCGCGGGGAGCAGGTACCCGATACGGAGCTGGTGATCGACCGCGTCGTGGCGCCGATCATGTACCGCATCCTCTTCCGCCCCGGCAAGCTCAACACCGAGTACGCGCGCGAACTCGTGGCGAGCGCCCTCCGTCAGTTCTGA
- a CDS encoding MBL fold metallo-hydrolase: MFTPSQTSASTTTTSPALSWTVGDHTVQRIDEVVLPPETGPWLLPDATADLVTRTPWLHPDFADDQGVLRLASHSFAVEMDGMRILVDTGIGNGKRRANPAWHDLDTDYESRLRAAGFAPESVDLVVLTHLHADHVGWNTRAEGNDWVPTFPNARYLTTRTEWDYWAGVEMEEARRQMFRDSVHPVRDASLFDLIDVSDGGTAVAPGIRLLPTPGHTPGQVAVELSSRGETALVTGDSIHHPVQLSHPAVGSCVDIAPELAARTRNELLDSLADTSTLLLGSHFAPPTAGHVRRENGAYRLVPATPVAAPVRS, translated from the coding sequence ATGTTCACGCCTTCGCAGACCAGCGCCAGCACGACGACCACTTCTCCGGCACTCTCGTGGACGGTGGGCGACCACACCGTCCAGCGCATCGACGAGGTGGTCCTGCCCCCGGAGACCGGTCCGTGGCTGCTGCCCGATGCGACTGCCGACCTCGTGACCCGGACGCCCTGGCTGCATCCCGATTTCGCCGACGACCAGGGCGTCCTGCGCCTCGCGAGCCACAGCTTCGCTGTCGAGATGGACGGCATGAGGATACTGGTCGACACCGGTATCGGAAACGGAAAGCGGCGCGCCAACCCCGCCTGGCACGACCTGGACACCGACTACGAATCGCGGCTCCGGGCGGCGGGCTTCGCGCCGGAGAGTGTGGACCTCGTCGTCCTGACCCACCTCCACGCCGACCACGTGGGGTGGAACACCCGCGCCGAGGGCAACGACTGGGTACCCACCTTCCCGAACGCGCGCTATCTCACCACTCGCACCGAGTGGGACTACTGGGCCGGTGTGGAAATGGAGGAGGCGCGCCGCCAGATGTTCCGCGACTCGGTCCACCCCGTGCGGGACGCGAGCCTCTTCGACCTCATCGACGTCTCGGACGGGGGCACGGCCGTCGCCCCGGGCATCCGCCTGTTGCCCACCCCCGGCCACACCCCGGGGCAAGTAGCGGTCGAGCTGAGCAGCCGTGGTGAGACCGCGCTGGTCACCGGTGACAGCATCCACCACCCGGTCCAGCTGTCGCATCCGGCGGTCGGCAGCTGCGTCGACATCGCACCCGAACTCGCCGCCAGAACCCGGAACGAACTGCTCGACTCGCTCGCTGACACGTCAACCCTCCTGCTCGGTAGCCACTTTGCGCCTCCGACGGCCGGGCACGTGCGACGTGAGAACGGCGCGTACCGGCTGGTCCCGGCCACCCCTGTGGCCGCGCCCGTTCGCAGCTGA
- a CDS encoding DUF6585 family protein, translated as MTVPLASLPPGVAELAAQHELGALVAAFKPQRFGVIVKASFYLTLAVLLFLFVVPAVVFYYVSLRRHPDFNRRQAAKRLYLFEHGMIADQETGAGTVAVRWDRVRLYEEQVQKIINGIPGPILHTCVAMAPGANVTVTNFYQDANTWAPAMQRAVLRAQGTTVQKAFLAGEVLDFGEFDLSTAGIAHRKQLLPWTQVGQVKLSGGAVAVMKTGASDFWARAMAKSVPNLQVFLAMVDKHRSS; from the coding sequence GTGACGGTCCCCCTGGCATCCCTGCCCCCTGGCGTTGCTGAACTGGCAGCACAGCACGAACTGGGTGCGCTGGTTGCCGCCTTCAAGCCCCAGCGGTTCGGGGTGATCGTGAAGGCGTCGTTCTACCTGACGCTCGCGGTACTGCTCTTCCTCTTTGTGGTGCCGGCCGTGGTCTTCTACTACGTATCACTACGCCGCCATCCGGACTTCAATCGCCGGCAGGCGGCGAAGCGGCTGTACCTGTTCGAGCACGGCATGATCGCCGATCAGGAGACCGGTGCGGGGACGGTGGCCGTGCGGTGGGACCGGGTCCGGCTCTACGAGGAGCAGGTGCAAAAGATCATCAACGGCATACCGGGTCCGATCCTGCACACCTGTGTGGCGATGGCACCGGGAGCGAACGTGACCGTCACCAACTTCTACCAGGACGCCAACACCTGGGCCCCGGCCATGCAAAGAGCGGTCCTGCGGGCCCAAGGCACCACGGTGCAGAAGGCGTTCCTGGCCGGCGAAGTCCTCGACTTCGGCGAGTTCGACCTCTCCACCGCCGGGATCGCGCACCGGAAGCAACTGCTGCCCTGGACCCAGGTGGGGCAGGTCAAGCTCAGCGGCGGCGCTGTCGCGGTGATGAAGACCGGCGCATCGGACTTCTGGGCCCGCGCCATGGCCAAGAGCGTCCCGAATCTGCAGGTGTTCCTGGCCATGGTGGACAAGCACCGCAGCTCGTGA
- a CDS encoding amidohydrolase family protein, which yields MKTLITGGTVLTMDPSTGDLARGDVLIDDGRIVEVAERIDAPDAEVIDATDRIVMPGFVDTHRHTWQTAFRGIGADWTFPQWALAMHGTLKPHYTPEDVYVGTLLGRLEALHSGVTTMLDWFHCASGPDHADAAVAGLRASAGRSVFCHGAGWGTTESVETEIRRVRSAVSDDGLVTMAWGLRGADETSIETAAAELKLADELGLRTSVHVASDGIQRPIADLRDAGLLRDTTTFVHANGVSDDELRMLADAGSSVSISPDVELRMGFGWPMTGRMMAAGLRPTLSIDDVPSVGGDMFATMRTAFVVQRGLDGSLNSRDLLEFATLDGAQALGLDARTGSLTPGKDADVILLRTDDLTVLPVTDPAGTLVASGHPGLVDTVLVAGKVVKRAGALVGVDLPELRARLVASRDRVAAAAGVPLDGTWNPRPKA from the coding sequence ATGAAAACCCTGATCACAGGCGGCACCGTGCTCACCATGGACCCGTCCACCGGTGACCTGGCGCGCGGTGATGTGCTGATCGACGACGGCCGGATCGTCGAGGTCGCGGAGCGGATCGACGCGCCCGACGCCGAGGTGATCGACGCCACGGACCGGATCGTGATGCCCGGCTTCGTCGACACGCACCGGCACACCTGGCAGACCGCGTTCCGGGGCATCGGCGCGGACTGGACCTTCCCCCAGTGGGCGCTGGCCATGCACGGAACCCTCAAGCCGCACTACACGCCCGAGGACGTCTACGTCGGTACCCTCCTTGGCCGCCTTGAGGCGCTGCACTCCGGCGTGACCACGATGCTCGACTGGTTCCACTGCGCGAGCGGCCCCGACCACGCCGACGCGGCCGTCGCCGGCCTGCGCGCCTCCGCCGGCCGCTCGGTGTTCTGCCATGGCGCGGGCTGGGGCACCACCGAATCCGTCGAGACCGAGATCCGCCGCGTCCGCTCCGCCGTTTCCGACGACGGCCTGGTCACCATGGCCTGGGGCCTGCGTGGCGCGGACGAGACGAGTATCGAGACCGCCGCCGCCGAGCTGAAACTGGCCGATGAGCTCGGCCTGCGCACCAGCGTCCACGTCGCCTCCGACGGCATCCAGCGTCCGATCGCCGACCTGCGCGACGCCGGTCTGCTGCGGGACACCACGACGTTCGTCCACGCCAACGGAGTCTCCGACGATGAACTGCGCATGCTTGCCGACGCCGGCAGCTCCGTCTCCATCAGCCCTGATGTCGAACTGCGCATGGGGTTCGGCTGGCCGATGACCGGCCGGATGATGGCCGCCGGCCTGCGCCCGACCCTGTCCATCGACGACGTCCCCTCCGTGGGCGGCGACATGTTCGCCACGATGCGCACCGCCTTCGTCGTCCAGCGGGGCCTGGACGGCAGCCTCAACTCCCGTGACCTACTGGAGTTCGCCACCCTCGACGGAGCCCAGGCCCTCGGGCTCGACGCCCGCACGGGAAGCCTCACCCCGGGCAAGGACGCCGACGTGATCCTGCTGCGGACCGACGACCTGACCGTACTGCCGGTCACCGATCCCGCCGGAACGCTCGTCGCCTCCGGACACCCCGGCCTCGTCGACACGGTTCTCGTCGCCGGGAAGGTGGTCAAGCGGGCCGGGGCACTGGTCGGCGTCGACCTGCCCGAGCTCAGGGCGCGGCTGGTGGCCTCCCGCGACCGGGTCGCGGCGGCGGCCGGCGTGCCCCTGGACGGCACCTGGAACCCGCGGCCCAAGGCCTGA
- a CDS encoding MFS transporter, whose amino-acid sequence MQSISAGLASPRTSTSGSARLPFVLHASILIALLAASSAPTPLYSRYQAQWHLSALDITVVFSAYALALLIALLTTGTLSDHVGRRPVLMGALAVQVASMALFATAGGLATLIGARVLQGLATGAATSAAGAALLDLESPTRPGRSALANSIAPVTGMAVGVMGATVLVRFAPAPTITVYMVLVALFAAQTAALAWTSETVRPRPGGLRSMRPHLALPPAAAHALLLNGAGVVAIWALGGFYSSLGPAFARLISPEGPESAGGMVFFTLTAVAALTVYLTRKVRADVSALLGSCAVIPAAGLSLGALFLGSLFLLFAGAALAGFGFGAVSQGALRTVVGSVPAGEKGGTLASYYVLSYLAMSLPAIGAGALTAEFGLRTAALAYAGCVAVLAGIAVVALSASLRGRRRTPPHPTHLGLAAMDTASIAAGAATHASRVQTTHNR is encoded by the coding sequence ATGCAGAGCATCTCCGCGGGTCTCGCCTCTCCCCGCACATCCACCTCAGGCTCAGCGCGTCTGCCGTTCGTGCTGCACGCCTCGATCCTGATCGCGCTGCTCGCCGCATCCAGCGCACCGACCCCGCTGTACTCCCGCTACCAGGCGCAGTGGCACCTGTCCGCCCTCGACATCACCGTCGTTTTCAGCGCCTATGCTTTGGCACTGCTGATCGCCCTGTTGACGACCGGCACCCTCTCCGATCACGTAGGCCGACGCCCCGTCCTCATGGGCGCACTCGCGGTCCAGGTCGCCTCCATGGCCCTGTTCGCGACGGCAGGCGGCCTGGCCACCCTGATCGGCGCCCGGGTGTTGCAGGGCCTCGCCACCGGCGCGGCAACCAGCGCCGCCGGCGCGGCTCTCCTCGACCTGGAAAGCCCTACCCGGCCCGGCCGTTCCGCCCTGGCCAACAGCATCGCCCCGGTGACCGGCATGGCGGTCGGCGTCATGGGGGCCACGGTCCTGGTGCGCTTCGCTCCCGCACCGACGATCACGGTGTACATGGTCCTGGTCGCGCTGTTCGCCGCGCAGACCGCTGCCCTGGCATGGACGTCCGAGACCGTCCGTCCTCGTCCTGGCGGGCTGCGCTCGATGCGGCCTCACCTGGCGCTGCCGCCCGCGGCCGCCCACGCTCTCCTGCTCAACGGCGCCGGTGTGGTCGCCATCTGGGCGCTCGGGGGTTTCTACTCGTCCCTCGGCCCGGCCTTCGCACGACTCATCTCCCCAGAAGGACCCGAATCCGCAGGCGGCATGGTCTTCTTCACCCTGACGGCCGTCGCCGCCCTGACGGTGTACCTCACCCGCAAGGTGCGTGCCGACGTCTCGGCCCTCCTGGGAAGCTGCGCGGTGATACCGGCGGCCGGGCTGTCCCTCGGCGCCCTCTTCCTCGGTAGCCTGTTTCTGCTCTTCGCCGGGGCAGCACTGGCAGGGTTCGGCTTCGGAGCCGTCTCGCAGGGTGCGCTGCGTACCGTCGTCGGCTCGGTTCCGGCGGGGGAGAAGGGCGGCACACTCGCCTCCTACTACGTACTCAGCTACTTGGCGATGAGTCTGCCCGCCATCGGCGCCGGCGCCCTCACCGCGGAGTTCGGACTGCGTACCGCGGCGCTGGCGTACGCCGGCTGCGTTGCCGTACTGGCCGGCATCGCGGTGGTGGCGCTGTCCGCGTCCCTGCGCGGACGACGCCGGACCCCGCCCCACCCTACTCACCTCGGTCTCGCCGCGATGGACACCGCATCCATTGCGGCGGGCGCCGCCACCCACGCTTCCCGCGTCCAGACGACTCATAACAGGTAA
- a CDS encoding class I SAM-dependent methyltransferase → MDGPGSDAVFAGSIPEFYDDYLVPLIFEPYAEDLARRVAELVPARVLEVAAGTGVVTRAAARALPGSVELVATDLNQAMLDHAEAVGATRPVRWQQADAMRLPFAASSFDVVFCQFGVMFFPDKSRAFAEARRVLRPGGTLLFNVWDRIEENEFADIVTNTLAGVYPDRPPRFLARTPHGHSDLTAIAGDLARAGFTAAPRHETVTARSRAASAQVPATAYCQGTPLRSEIEERTGADLAEATAACSAAIERRCGPGPVNGKIQAHIVTIVNV, encoded by the coding sequence TGTTCGCAGGCTCGATTCCCGAGTTCTACGACGACTACCTCGTGCCGCTGATCTTTGAGCCTTACGCCGAGGATCTCGCCCGCCGCGTGGCGGAACTTGTTCCGGCCCGGGTCCTGGAGGTCGCTGCCGGCACGGGCGTCGTCACGCGCGCGGCGGCACGAGCGCTGCCCGGGTCGGTGGAATTGGTGGCGACCGATCTGAACCAGGCGATGCTCGATCATGCCGAGGCCGTCGGCGCCACGCGACCGGTGCGGTGGCAGCAGGCCGACGCCATGCGGTTGCCCTTCGCGGCCTCGAGCTTCGATGTGGTCTTCTGCCAGTTCGGCGTGATGTTCTTCCCGGACAAGAGTCGCGCATTCGCCGAGGCGCGACGCGTGTTGCGTCCCGGCGGGACCCTGCTGTTCAACGTGTGGGATCGCATCGAGGAGAACGAGTTCGCGGACATCGTCACCAACACGCTGGCCGGCGTGTATCCGGACCGCCCTCCGCGCTTCCTGGCACGCACACCACACGGACACTCCGATCTGACCGCCATCGCCGGCGACCTGGCGCGTGCCGGATTCACCGCCGCACCGCGCCACGAGACGGTCACCGCGCGCAGCCGTGCGGCGTCGGCGCAGGTGCCGGCAACCGCGTACTGCCAGGGGACGCCGTTGCGTAGCGAGATCGAGGAGCGCACCGGCGCAGATCTTGCCGAGGCAACTGCCGCGTGCAGCGCGGCGATCGAGAGACGATGCGGCCCAGGTCCGGTCAACGGCAAGATCCAGGCGCACATCGTCACCATCGTGAACGTGTGA
- a CDS encoding lipase family protein — translation MRQRLSVITAACVAAAIALGCGTAATATTAGMHLDGGKGGKAAKGLCAPGVPIGPEGEKFYDPPSPLPKGNHGDLIWARRVDAPKGASACRILYRSTLQTGKPVAVSGIVAWPDAPAPRTGRNVVAWAHGTVGGPRQCAPSAVPNPATDLVGYYTYDSPWGIDVGVPALTPFLDSGDVVVGTDYQGLGTPGVHQYTVAVTETNNVLDSVRAARQITATHANRKAAVLGWSQGGGAAAFIAQNYRAYTPETQMVGIAALAPAANLGPDFRGLVLPGPTDATSASHNAALRTNVYRGFLAAYPELKATDVLKPAGLQALSGDGVACIEHFADVIQNNVGNVGQLDTLFQPLTVVPEVWHRRFSENTAGLVASVAPILVMQGTADTVINPNSTDEYVKRACSFNKPVEYTKYQGATHQTIPNVAEPEYLGWIADRFAGRPAPSNCA, via the coding sequence ATGAGACAACGGCTTTCAGTGATCACCGCGGCCTGTGTGGCCGCGGCGATCGCGCTGGGCTGTGGCACCGCTGCCACAGCTACCACCGCTGGCATGCACCTGGATGGCGGCAAGGGCGGGAAGGCAGCCAAGGGCCTGTGTGCCCCGGGCGTACCCATCGGCCCGGAGGGCGAGAAGTTCTACGATCCGCCGTCGCCGCTGCCCAAGGGCAACCACGGCGATCTGATCTGGGCCCGCCGCGTCGACGCCCCCAAGGGTGCGAGCGCCTGTCGGATCCTGTACCGCTCCACTCTCCAGACCGGCAAGCCCGTGGCCGTCTCGGGCATCGTGGCCTGGCCCGACGCCCCCGCGCCGCGCACCGGCCGCAACGTGGTGGCCTGGGCTCACGGGACGGTGGGCGGGCCGCGGCAGTGCGCGCCGTCCGCGGTGCCGAATCCGGCCACCGACCTGGTGGGCTACTACACCTACGACAGCCCCTGGGGCATCGACGTCGGCGTGCCGGCGCTGACACCGTTCCTGGACTCCGGCGACGTTGTGGTCGGCACCGACTACCAGGGCCTGGGCACCCCGGGCGTGCACCAGTACACCGTCGCCGTCACCGAGACGAACAACGTCCTGGACTCGGTCCGGGCGGCCCGCCAGATCACCGCCACCCACGCGAACCGTAAGGCGGCCGTCCTGGGCTGGTCGCAGGGCGGCGGCGCGGCAGCGTTCATCGCCCAGAACTACCGCGCGTACACCCCCGAGACCCAAATGGTCGGCATCGCGGCGCTGGCGCCCGCTGCCAACCTGGGCCCGGACTTCCGCGGCCTGGTGCTCCCCGGCCCGACCGACGCCACCTCCGCCTCCCACAACGCGGCGCTGCGCACCAACGTCTACCGGGGCTTCCTTGCGGCCTACCCCGAGCTGAAGGCCACCGACGTGCTGAAGCCGGCCGGTCTGCAGGCGCTGAGCGGTGATGGTGTGGCGTGTATCGAGCACTTCGCCGACGTGATCCAGAACAACGTGGGCAACGTCGGCCAGCTCGACACCCTGTTCCAGCCGCTGACGGTGGTGCCGGAGGTCTGGCACCGGCGCTTCAGCGAGAACACCGCGGGCCTGGTCGCCTCGGTGGCGCCGATCCTGGTGATGCAGGGGACGGCGGACACCGTCATCAACCCGAACTCGACCGACGAGTACGTCAAGCGGGCCTGCAGCTTCAACAAGCCGGTCGAGTACACGAAGTACCAGGGCGCGACGCACCAGACGATTCCCAACGTCGCGGAGCCGGAGTACCTGGGCTGGATCGCGGACCGCTTCGCGGGCCGTCCCGCTCCGTCCAACTGCGCCTGA
- a CDS encoding Lrp/AsnC family transcriptional regulator, giving the protein MDEVDRQILAVLEKNGRISNAELAARVGLSPSPCLRRVNRLEATGVIRGYRAEIDPAALGRGLRVFAGVRLLRHTRADVTAFERAVVQLAEVVFTHHITGNYDYLLQVDLADLPAYEDFHANRLAGLPNVATVTSYVTMKTLPTARA; this is encoded by the coding sequence ATGGACGAAGTGGATCGCCAGATCCTGGCTGTGCTGGAGAAGAACGGCCGGATCAGCAACGCAGAGCTCGCCGCCCGAGTGGGCCTCTCGCCGTCACCGTGCCTGCGGCGGGTGAACCGACTGGAGGCGACCGGTGTGATCCGCGGCTACCGCGCCGAGATCGACCCCGCCGCGCTCGGCCGCGGGCTGAGGGTGTTCGCCGGCGTCCGGTTGCTGCGGCACACACGGGCGGACGTGACGGCCTTCGAACGCGCGGTCGTCCAGCTCGCCGAGGTGGTCTTCACCCACCACATCACCGGCAACTACGACTACCTGCTCCAGGTCGACCTCGCCGACCTTCCGGCCTACGAGGACTTCCACGCCAACCGGCTCGCCGGCCTGCCCAACGTGGCCACCGTGACCAGCTACGTCACCATGAAGACCCTCCCCACCGCACGCGCGTGA